The following coding sequences lie in one Brevibacterium marinum genomic window:
- a CDS encoding D-alanine--D-alanine ligase family protein translates to MPENDHRPLVAVLFGGRSSEHAVSCVTAAGVIRAVDQDAYRVLPIGITKAGVWRIVDDWSTMAFDPADMPEVVDDGTEIIPPISAQGSPLLRRDAEGRYTELGSVDVFFPLLHGQYGEDGTLQGLFELSDTAFVGSGVFASAASMDKHYTKSLMAHAGLPTCPWELVTETMWETEQAEAKERIAGLGLPVFVKPARAGSSMGVSRVESVEGLDQALRSAFVHDSKVIVEPQVVGREIECAVLGSVHDREVRVSFPGEIEVSGEHSFYDFEAKYLDLADAQLTCPARVDDETTARIRELSAKVFRLFDCTGLSRVDTFVTDSGEVLINEINTLPGFTPTSAYPFMWSNSGIEYPALISELITIALVDHARTH, encoded by the coding sequence ATGCCTGAAAATGATCACCGGCCACTCGTCGCAGTCCTCTTCGGCGGACGATCGAGCGAACACGCCGTCAGCTGCGTCACCGCTGCCGGGGTCATCCGGGCCGTCGACCAAGATGCCTATCGTGTCCTGCCGATCGGCATCACGAAGGCCGGGGTCTGGCGCATCGTCGATGACTGGTCGACGATGGCCTTCGACCCGGCAGATATGCCCGAGGTCGTCGATGACGGGACCGAGATCATACCGCCGATCTCCGCTCAGGGTTCGCCCCTGCTGCGCCGGGACGCGGAGGGCCGGTACACCGAACTCGGGTCCGTCGACGTCTTCTTCCCGCTCCTGCACGGTCAGTACGGGGAGGACGGGACCCTGCAGGGTCTGTTCGAACTCAGCGACACGGCCTTCGTCGGCTCGGGCGTCTTCGCCTCGGCGGCGAGCATGGACAAGCACTACACGAAGTCACTCATGGCCCACGCCGGGCTCCCGACCTGCCCGTGGGAGCTCGTGACCGAAACCATGTGGGAGACCGAACAGGCAGAGGCCAAGGAGCGGATCGCCGGCCTGGGGCTGCCCGTGTTCGTCAAACCTGCCCGGGCGGGATCATCCATGGGGGTCAGCCGCGTCGAATCCGTCGAGGGCCTGGACCAGGCGCTGCGCTCGGCCTTCGTCCACGATTCCAAGGTCATCGTCGAACCACAGGTCGTCGGCCGTGAGATCGAGTGTGCGGTGCTCGGCTCCGTGCACGACCGTGAGGTTCGAGTCTCGTTCCCAGGGGAGATCGAGGTCTCCGGGGAGCACTCGTTCTACGACTTCGAGGCCAAGTACCTCGACCTCGCCGATGCGCAGCTGACCTGCCCGGCACGTGTCGACGATGAGACGACGGCGCGGATCCGGGAACTGTCCGCAAAGGTGTTTCGCCTCTTCGACTGCACCGGTCTGTCCCGGGTCGATACGTTCGTCACGGACTCGGGTGAGGTGCTCATCAACGAGATCAACACCCTGCCCGGTTTCACCCCCACCTCGGCGTACCCGTTCATGTGGTCGAACTCGGGCATCGAATACCCGGCGCTCATCTCGGAACTCATCACCATCGCCCTGGTCGATCACGCCCGCACTCACTGA
- a CDS encoding NAD(P)H-dependent glycerol-3-phosphate dehydrogenase produces the protein MSVEKTAVLGAGSWGTTYAAVVADAGFPVTLWARRPEVAEEINASHTNERYLGDRVLPELLAATSDDIAAVTDAEVIVLAVPAQSLRVNLGRWKQHLRPGVKLVSLMKGIEVDTGKRMSEVVAEVAEVDPAQIAVVSGPNLAREIADRQPTATVVASESIDTAEVVAEISANGYFRPYTNTDVVGVEMGGAVKNIIALAVGIADGQKLGDNSKASIITRGLAETSRLAAAMGAEAHTLSGLAGLGDLVATCASPLSRNRTFGRHLGEGMSLDDVIAHTSQTAEGVKSAPAVLALGRRYEVDLPITESVCAVLGGRLRVDELAGLLLSRKRKHEGPPA, from the coding sequence ATGAGCGTCGAGAAGACCGCAGTGCTGGGCGCAGGATCGTGGGGGACCACGTACGCCGCCGTCGTCGCCGACGCCGGATTCCCCGTCACCCTCTGGGCTCGCCGGCCCGAGGTCGCTGAGGAGATCAACGCCTCCCACACGAATGAGCGGTATCTGGGGGATCGGGTCCTGCCCGAACTGCTCGCCGCCACCTCCGACGACATCGCCGCCGTCACCGACGCCGAGGTCATCGTCCTCGCCGTGCCCGCGCAGTCCCTCCGGGTCAACCTCGGCCGGTGGAAGCAGCACCTGCGCCCCGGGGTCAAGCTCGTGAGCCTGATGAAGGGCATCGAGGTCGACACGGGCAAGCGGATGTCAGAGGTCGTCGCAGAAGTCGCCGAGGTGGATCCGGCCCAGATCGCGGTCGTGTCCGGGCCGAACCTCGCCCGGGAGATCGCCGACCGCCAACCCACCGCCACCGTCGTCGCATCCGAGAGCATCGACACCGCCGAGGTGGTCGCCGAGATCAGCGCGAACGGGTACTTCCGGCCCTATACGAACACCGACGTCGTCGGCGTCGAGATGGGCGGTGCGGTGAAGAACATCATCGCCCTGGCCGTCGGCATCGCCGACGGCCAGAAGCTCGGCGACAACTCGAAGGCCTCGATCATCACCCGCGGACTGGCCGAGACCTCCCGGCTGGCTGCGGCCATGGGCGCCGAGGCCCACACTCTCTCCGGGTTGGCCGGACTCGGCGACCTCGTCGCCACCTGCGCATCGCCGCTGTCGCGGAACCGGACGTTCGGTCGCCACCTCGGCGAGGGCATGAGCCTCGACGACGTCATCGCCCACACCTCGCAGACCGCTGAGGGAGTGAAGTCGGCTCCCGCCGTTCTCGCCCTGGGGCGCAGGTACGAGGTGGATCTGCCGATCACCGAATCCGTGTGTGCCGTCCTCGGCGGACGGCTGCGGGTTGACGAACTCGCCGGTTTGCTGTTGTCTCGGAAGCGTAAGCACGAGGGGCCCCCGGCCTGA
- the thiL gene encoding thiamine-phosphate kinase, whose protein sequence is MTRLSELGESHVLERILSHYRSGSQVIIGPGDDAAVTAVDADLVSTADMLVENEDFTRTWLDWSRLGVKAAAQNLSDVCVMGAQPHGLLVSLAIPNSTDIEDLEALFAGIVAEAGRAGVELGCEVPIIGGDLSSSQLIVVAITALGAIGKDAAITRSGARPGDAIYLAGTIGRAAAGLDLLWAGAEHDTSRAAPDMSGTAPDMSGTDLELARLIDTQLAPQPDYAAAGRMRAASAMIDVSDGLSTDLGRVASASGVHARIDRADLQDLIDPVLPAARHLLGDDAAGAEELALGWVLNGGEDHGFVASSAPFDTPPVGWRRIGEMRAGHGVSLDGEPVPTSGFSHFGK, encoded by the coding sequence ATGACCCGACTGTCCGAACTTGGCGAATCACACGTGCTCGAACGCATCCTCTCCCACTATCGAAGCGGTTCGCAGGTGATCATCGGACCCGGCGACGATGCCGCCGTGACGGCGGTCGACGCCGACCTCGTCTCCACGGCGGATATGCTCGTCGAGAACGAGGACTTCACCCGGACATGGCTCGACTGGTCTCGGCTGGGCGTCAAGGCCGCGGCGCAGAATCTCTCCGACGTGTGCGTCATGGGCGCCCAGCCGCATGGCCTGCTCGTGTCCTTGGCGATTCCGAACTCGACCGACATCGAGGACCTCGAGGCGCTCTTCGCGGGAATCGTCGCCGAGGCGGGCCGTGCGGGCGTCGAACTCGGCTGCGAGGTCCCGATCATCGGCGGCGACCTCTCCTCGTCGCAACTCATCGTCGTCGCGATCACCGCACTGGGAGCCATCGGCAAGGATGCGGCGATCACCCGGTCCGGAGCGAGGCCGGGCGATGCGATCTATCTGGCCGGGACCATCGGCCGCGCAGCCGCCGGACTCGACCTGCTGTGGGCCGGAGCGGAGCACGACACGTCCCGGGCCGCCCCCGACATGTCTGGGACCGCCCCCGACATGTCTGGGACCGACCTCGAACTCGCACGCCTCATCGACACGCAGCTGGCACCCCAGCCGGACTATGCCGCCGCCGGGCGGATGCGGGCCGCCTCGGCGATGATCGACGTCTCCGACGGGCTGAGCACGGACCTGGGACGGGTCGCCTCGGCGTCGGGAGTTCATGCTCGCATCGACCGCGCCGACCTGCAGGATCTCATCGATCCGGTGCTGCCTGCGGCACGTCACCTCCTCGGGGACGACGCAGCGGGCGCCGAGGAGCTGGCACTGGGCTGGGTGTTGAACGGGGGAGAGGACCATGGCTTCGTCGCGTCGTCGGCACCGTTCGACACGCCTCCGGTAGGCTGGCGGAGAATCGGAGAGATGAGAGCAGGCCACGGGGTCAGCCTCGACGGCGAACCGGTGCCGACGAGCGGCTTCAGCCATTTCGGGAAGTGA
- a CDS encoding lysophospholipid acyltransferase family protein, translating to MSEETAERELVSFDPASVRSQRRVAFFAATSAYGLMRTATRMTVEDSQNLPPKGTGAIVAAYHANHLDPILVGLAVWRNGRVPHFLAKSTLFSGALGLILKGLGQIPVLRASAQAGDSLDYAKEALAKGETVVIYPEGTLTKDEAFWPQHFKSGTARLALETGAQVIPVAHWGLNGVFPRGAKVPTFKPLSHTSVVRFGPPLDYTDLWDHRDEKRSKALLTKRLTNTIATMVGQLSGRELPARFHNEEAGE from the coding sequence ATGAGCGAGGAGACAGCCGAGAGGGAGCTCGTCTCCTTCGACCCGGCCTCGGTGCGCTCCCAGAGGCGTGTGGCCTTCTTCGCGGCGACCTCGGCCTACGGGCTCATGCGAACGGCGACGCGCATGACCGTCGAGGACTCGCAGAATCTGCCGCCCAAGGGCACCGGCGCCATCGTCGCGGCCTATCATGCGAACCATCTGGATCCGATCCTCGTCGGCCTCGCCGTGTGGCGCAACGGTCGGGTCCCTCACTTCCTCGCGAAATCGACCCTGTTCTCGGGCGCTTTGGGCCTCATCCTCAAGGGTCTCGGGCAGATCCCGGTGCTGCGGGCCTCGGCGCAGGCCGGTGACTCCCTCGACTACGCGAAGGAAGCCCTGGCCAAGGGAGAGACCGTTGTCATCTACCCCGAGGGCACGCTGACGAAGGACGAAGCGTTCTGGCCCCAGCACTTCAAGTCCGGGACCGCGCGCCTGGCCCTCGAGACCGGGGCCCAGGTCATTCCGGTCGCCCACTGGGGGCTCAACGGGGTCTTTCCCCGTGGGGCGAAGGTCCCGACGTTCAAGCCGCTGAGCCACACATCGGTCGTCCGTTTCGGGCCGCCGCTGGACTACACCGATCTGTGGGATCATCGAGACGAGAAACGCTCGAAGGCGTTGCTGACGAAACGACTGACGAACACCATCGCGACCATGGTCGGGCAGCTCTCGGGTCGGGAGCTGCCAGCACGATTCCACAACGAGGAGGCAGGCGAATGA
- a CDS encoding YbhB/YbcL family Raf kinase inhibitor-like protein: MSANSPFYNLSDLPTFTLTSTDVESGAELAGAQLSGAMGVDGGQDVSPQLSWSGFPEETKAFAVTCFDPDAPTGSGFWHWVVTDLDASTTSLPANAGDPSADLLPAGTVTLRNDAGQPRFVGAAPPQGHGPHRYFFIVTALSEPLGLDESASPAFAGFNMFFKGIARAWLECTFELK, translated from the coding sequence ATGAGCGCAAACTCACCGTTCTACAATCTTTCCGATCTTCCGACGTTCACCCTCACCAGCACGGACGTCGAGAGCGGTGCCGAATTGGCCGGCGCCCAGCTCTCCGGTGCGATGGGAGTCGACGGCGGCCAGGACGTGTCGCCGCAGCTGTCGTGGTCGGGCTTCCCCGAGGAGACGAAGGCCTTCGCCGTGACCTGCTTCGATCCGGACGCACCGACCGGATCCGGCTTCTGGCACTGGGTCGTCACCGACCTCGACGCCTCGACGACCAGCCTTCCGGCCAATGCCGGGGACCCCTCGGCGGACCTTCTGCCGGCCGGGACCGTGACCTTGCGCAATGACGCCGGCCAGCCGCGCTTCGTCGGCGCAGCGCCGCCTCAGGGACATGGACCGCACCGCTACTTCTTCATCGTCACCGCTCTGTCGGAACCGCTGGGCCTCGACGAGTCGGCGTCGCCGGCCTTCGCCGGATTCAACATGTTCTTCAAGGGCATCGCCCGTGCATGGCTGGAATGCACGTTCGAGCTCAAGTGA
- a CDS encoding DUF3515 domain-containing protein, translating to MRSRRLRQSHRPSAGTTRTFALAAVATVLVGLSLAGCSRTVVVEPAQDAQNPDCADIMLRLPDEISGEKERTTSSQGTKAWGDPNIAVVRCGVAPPGPTTDRCVSVSDVDWISKASEESDTWVFTSYGRTPAVEVLVNRKAESGNDVLAAISPALSAVKPEARCVGAEDLDS from the coding sequence ATGAGATCTCGCCGCCTCCGCCAGTCGCATCGACCATCGGCCGGGACGACGCGCACCTTCGCCCTCGCCGCAGTTGCCACGGTGTTGGTCGGGCTGAGCCTGGCAGGGTGCTCCCGGACGGTCGTCGTCGAACCCGCCCAGGACGCGCAGAATCCCGATTGCGCCGACATCATGCTCCGCCTGCCGGACGAGATCTCGGGTGAGAAGGAACGCACGACATCATCCCAGGGCACGAAGGCCTGGGGGGACCCGAACATCGCGGTCGTACGCTGCGGAGTCGCTCCGCCCGGACCGACCACCGATCGCTGTGTGAGCGTGAGCGACGTCGACTGGATCTCGAAGGCCTCCGAGGAGAGCGATACGTGGGTGTTCACCAGCTACGGTCGCACACCCGCCGTCGAAGTGCTCGTCAACCGCAAGGCTGAGTCGGGAAATGATGTGCTCGCTGCCATCTCACCGGCACTGAGCGCCGTCAAGCCCGAAGCGAGATGTGTGGGAGCCGAAGACCTCGACAGCTGA